The following DNA comes from Tunturibacter psychrotolerans.
CGCTTCCACACGCGCAGCCTCCCAGGAGGGATGCAATGAAGGCCCAGAAAAGGAGGCGAAGGCAAGATGCCATGGCAACAACACGATAGCAACCGGGCCACGCAGCGCGCCGCAGGATTCGCGGTTAGTATGGATTCCTACACCCAGAACCGAATCGATTGAGACAGAACCGCCCAAACCTATGCCACGTCTCCGCAACTTCCATTTCGCTGCGCTTCTGATGCTGGAGTTCTTTTCGATAGCGCCCTCGCGCTCACAATCCGCAGCGCCGGTTCGGTACCGCATGATCGCGCTGGCGGAGGCCGGCAATGGGCTGCACCAAGGCTTTGTGGATGCCGCGCTCGAGTTCCTGGAGAAGACGGGAGCGAAGGAAGGTTTCGCGGTGGACTATATTCGCACGACAGATCCGATCACGGATGATTATCTGGCGCAGCACAAGCTGTTCGTGCAGTTGAATTATCCGCCGTACCGGTGGACACCGGTGGCAGAGGCCGCGTTCAAGAAGGCGATGGAGCTAGGAACGATCGGCTATATCGGGTTTCATCATGCGACCCTGCTGGGGAAGTTCGACGGGTTCGAGATGTCGCCGTTCTTTTACGACTTCATGGGCCGGATCCAGTTCAAGAGCTATATTCCGGAGTTTGCGACGGGCACGGTTCATGTGGAGGCTCCGAAGCATCCGGTGATGAAGGGACTTCCGAAGAGCTTTGTGATCGAGAACGACGAGTGGTACACGTACGACCGGTCTCCGCGGCCGAATGTGCATGTGCTGGCAAACGTGGATGAAGGCAGTTATCAGCCGGCGCGTGAGGTAAAGATGGGGGATCACCCGGTCGTGTGGAGTAATGAACACTACAAGGCCCGGAACGTCTACTTCCAGTTCGGCCATCATGGAGAGCTGCTGGGCAACGCGAACTTCCAAGAGCTGTTTCTGAATGCAATTCACTGGGCGGCGGAATGAGGAATGCGCATATATCTGAGAGCGGCTGCAATTCTTGTCATCGCATTTGCGGTGATGTCGAGCGCACACGCGCAAAATGCACCGTTCCGCGTACTCGCGTTCTGGACTACGGAGGGCGAGGTGGATCACTCGGACTTTGCACGCCAGGCGATTGAGTTCTTTACCGAGGCTGCGGTGCGCGACCACTTCGAGTTTCGAGCAACCACAGACTGGAAGGAGATGAACCCGGAGACTTTGGCGAAGACGCAAGTGGTGGTGTGGCTGAACGGACAACCTGACACTTCGGAGGAACGCGCGGCGTTCGAGAGATATATGAGCAATGGGGGTGCATGGCTGGGAACCCACGTCTCGGGCTATAACGACCGCAGCACGACGTGGCGCTGGTTTGTGGACTTCTTGGGCGGGGCGGTGTTCTTCGCGAACAACTGGCCTCCCCTTCCTGCAACGCTCCACGTTGATGACCCGACACATCCGGTAGTGAAGGGATTACCGCGCAGCTTTGTGGCGCCTGCGAACGAGTGGTATGTGTGGAAGCCCTCCGCGCGGGCGAATCCCGCTGTGAAGGTGTTGGTGACGCTGGATCCTTCGAACTATCCGCTGGGTTTCAAGGATCGTCTGCTCTCGGGGGATTGCCCGCTGGTATGGACAAATAAGAAATTCAGGATGTTGTATCTGAACATTGGCCACGGCGACAAGGTGCTGAGCACTCCAGAGATACGCACGCTCTTCGAGAACTCGCTGTTGTGGCTGGGCAGGCCGCAGAATTAGGTGGACCGTGGCGCGAGTGCGATCACATGGCTTCGCACCAAGGGTTTCCCGCGGTTGGTGAGATGCTTGTTGATGACGCCTTGTGATAGCCAGCACTCCTTATCGGATGGCTTGTCGTTTTGGGGTGGTAACCCCGAGTTGTCCACATGAGTGCCGATTCAAAATTGGGACATGCTCTGGCCTTAGAACATTCCACTCAATCAGCTATTGCAAGCGCCACATGGGAGCTCTATCTCAGTATTTCAGGGGAGGAGTCGGAGTAACCACGCAGGTTAGTCGTCATAAACGAGCCTCTCGTCACTTAACTCCCGGTTGGTCGAGCGAACCGCCCACGATTGAATTGAGACAGAATGTAAGAAGCTAAGAGATTCTCTATTTGATTCCAAATGATGACGAATCTTCCGAGTTCCGGTCCTATCACGGGCAATCCGGAAAAAAACAAATCGCTTCCGTCGTTCACTTCGTTAGATAGTTCATTCACACCGCAAGGCGACCGTTGGATCTACTCTGCTCGCAGTTCGGGCGGGAACCAGCGTCGCTATTAGCGCAACCAGTACCAATAGCACCGCGGCAACACCAAATGTGGCTGGATCGTGAACACGGACGCCGAACAAAAGATTTGCGAGTAGGCGCGTAGCCAGCAGGGCGAGCATAACGCCAAGAACTGTCCCCAGGATAATCAACCTCAGGCTTCGTCTGATTACCAGGCGCACGATGTCACTCCTGTCTGCTCCCAATGCCAGGCGTACGCCGATCTCGTGAGTTCGTTGTGCGACCAGAAAAGCAATAACTCCGTAAAGTCCTATGAGTGCAAGAGCAAAACCTGTCGAGGCGAAGAAGCTCATGAGCAGGGATTGGAATTTTGGTTGATCGGCGAGCTTGCTAACTCGTTCGCTCAGGGTGGCGATGTCGATTGGCAGAGTTGGATCGAGAGCCGCAACCTGAGAGCGAACCAAGAGCGCGGTCTTTTCCGGCAGCAATGAGCTGCGAACGACTACGACGGAGGTTCGGCCCCAGACGCCACCGGCTCTCCAGTCTTCCGGAAGATTCCTTCGTAACAAATAGAACTCCGGAACATCTTCGTTGGCGAGGCCGCTGTTTTTGACGTCTGCCGAGACCCCTACGATGGTGCTCCATGGGTTTGAGGCCATGAGTCGGTCGAAGCGCAAGCGGTGACCAATAGGACACTCATTCGGGAATAGCAACGAGGCTAGACGTTTGCTCAGGATGATGGGGCGACGAGTCGAGGTCATGTCCTCATCGCGGAAGCCTTCACCCTGCACGATGGGGATATCGAGTGCGTTGAAGTACTCGGGTGAAACCCTGCGCTTTGCAACAACACCACCAGTACCGGGAGGATAGAGCGGTCTTCCTTCGATAGCAATCTCCTGAAAACGCCCACTGAACTGATTCTCTGCTGGTGGGACAGAGTCGCTGATTGAGACCAAACTGATGCCCGGACTGAACCGAAGCCGAGCAGTCAGACGTTGAAAAAAGTCGAGCTCGCTTTGCGGTGTGGGGTAGCTGTGCTCTCCCAGCGTAATTCTGGCCGTGACGGTGTTGTCGGCGCGAATGCCTAGGTTTTGATCTTCGAGATTGCGGTAACTCCGTACCAATAGGAGGGCCACCGCGAGCAGGACCATGCTTGCTGAGATTTGCGCGACAACGAGCCACTGGCGCACGCTGGCGCTAGAGACGGAGGTACGGGTGCGTCCACTCAGCATTCGGCCCTCCGGCCTCTGAAGAGCAACCGCAAGACCGAAGAAGACGCCGCACAGAATTGAAAGGATGACAGTAAACCCAACGATTCGAAGATCCAAGTGAACCATACTTAGATATGGGATGTTTGACGGGGCTATGACAATGAAGACATGAAGAAGTCCTTGCGCAAGCACGCAGCCCGCAACCGCTCCAGCCATTGAGAGTAGAAGAGATTCGATAAGCGCCTGGCTCGCCAGTCTGGCCCGACTGGCCCCGAGGGCAGAGCGGACTGCAAGTTCGCGCTGACGCGCAGCACCCCGTGCCATCAACAGGCTCGCGACGTTGGCGCATGCGATGAGCAACACAGCAAACGCGGCACCGAGCAGGACCCATGCTGTAAGGCGCACGTCCTGCATCTGGCGGTCGCGCAGCGAACGAACCTTAAGATGGAAATCAGAACGGATCTCTGACGGAATTTGGTTCCTGCTCTGCTGGAAGAGTGGCTGCAAGGCGGTATCAGCTTGCTGAACAGTAGATTCAGGGTTGAGCGTGGCGAAGACTCTGCGTGGAGTGCCGAATCCGCCATTGGCTACTCGATCAGCCGCCTCGTCGACAGAAAGGGGAAACAAAATATCGGCCGCCTGTAGTCGAGGCATCTCGAAGTCTTTAGGAAGTACTCCGATGACACGGGTGGGTGCACCATCAATCCTGATGGTCCTGTTCAGGATTCCTGGATCGAGGTTGAACCGACTATTCCATAAGCCGTATGAGATAAGAACCGCTCTAGGACCACCGGGTCGGGCCTCTTCAGACAGGAAACTGCGTCCGAGCACGGGCGAAACGCCGAGTGTGGACAAGAAATTTCCTTCGACAGACGGACAATCGAGTTGCATGGGTGTGCCTTCGGTCAGGTCACACTCCCCCGTGCTCGCGCTTTCGGATGTCATCGACGCGAAGACTTTCTGCTTGCTGCGCCAGTCATAGTAAAACCCGCTAAGTAGGAATTCCTGGGTCTCGAGCGGTTGAACCAGACCTAGAGAAACGATTCGTCCATCATTCGCATAAGGTAGTGGGCGGAACAGGATGCGGTCGACCACACTGAAGACTGCACTGGTCGCTCCAATGCCAAGCATGAGAGTTGCGACAATGGTGATGGTAAAGATAGGATTGCGACGGAAGCCGCGGATGCTGTAACGAACATCTTGAAGTAGCGTCTTGGCGAGATAACCGGGCCGTTGCTCATGGGATTGCTGTCGTGTCCGCTCCATTCCTCCGAACGCTATAACCGCCTGCCGGCGAGATTCAAGCGGCGTCATGCCTGCGGCAATATTTGCTTGAATCTGCTGCTCAAGGTGAAACTGCAGTTCTTCGTCGATCTCATTATGAGACTTGGAATTCATCAGGAATCGAAGACGAGTTAGCCATTCTTTGAGCATCAAAATCTCCTACTTGAGTACCAGAGCGATTGCTGTCGAGACTCGTTCCCAATCTTTCAGTTCGGCTTCTAGCTGCCTTCGACCTGTTCGCGTCAACGAGTAGAACTTGGCTCTGCGGTTGTTTTCTGATGCCCGCCACTCCGCCAGAACCCATCCCTTGTATTCCAACCGATGGAGCGCCGGATACAGTGATCCTTGTCCAATCTGCAGTGCATCCCTGGAAACCTGCTGAATGCGCTGGGCTATACCCCATCCATGCATCGGCTCCAGGGCAAGAGTCCTTAAGACAAGCAAATCTAACGTTCCTTGGAGTAGATCAGTAGATGGCGACACGTTCCCCTCGGCTCTCTACAAGAGAATGCCCTGTCTCTTGTCGAGTGTCAAGGGGAAGTCCATAAGGACTCACTCTCTCTACGCTGATTCTTTCGTGTCGGGAAGATGCGGAGTCTTAGCAAGAAAGTCGCAAGTCCCGAATAACGGGCAAACCGGAAGTTATTCACTTGGACGTAAAACCGGCTATTTGGGCAAGTGACTATGAATCTGAGCTTGCCAATCCAACGGTGAACGAAGGGACATTATTACTGATTGTTCGCAGTCGCGACGTGCCACACCGCTGCAGAACATGGGTGCGCCGCCAGAGTTAAAGCTGTGTAACGGGGCCCAAATTGGCGCATTGCTCTGTTCTCGTCAAACTGAGGTTGAGCTTAGTTGCGGACACTTGTTCGCGATGATACCCGCGTGCGCTGAAGCTCGGACCAAAGTAAGACCGTTGTGTGTATGGGGTGGATTCGCAGGTTAATTTTGTGGCGCTGAGAGAACTTTTTTTGAGGGAGGAGTTTGTGGTGTTTTGTTGGGTTTTTGAGAAATTTTGGCGTTTTGGTGTGGTGATTTTGTGGTGTGGGTGTGGTGTTTTGCGTGGTGGATGTGGTGATTCAGCAGTCGTCTTTTGTGGTGATGAAAAATGTGACACGGATTCTGGATTTATTTTTTGGGCTTTCCCGTTCTGGGAATGAGCGATCTCGTCGGAGGGGGCGGCCAGGTCGATGACGTCTTTGTTGGTGATCTTTTGCCGAGTTGCTATTGGGTTTGGTGACGCTGGATTTGACTCATGCTATGGAGCGTGAGTCTTCCAACGCAATGGCCTGCTTGATACTTGCAGCAATACCGCGATAGGTGCGCTGAATCTCTCGCATGCGGAGGAGTTCGCCAGTGGTGTCGGGGGGATCGTTTGCGATCTGGTCCTCGATCGCCTGGATATCTCGCACGACGGACTTCAACTCTTCTTCGAGTAACTCACGCGGTGATTGAGGCATGGTCTCCTGCGCTTCGTTCTCATTCAGGGTACTGCTTTTTTCATTGATCGTCCTGGAGAACCGCGCTTCGCTCGAAGGCCCGATCATGCGATCTTGAGGCACCCGCGTGCGGCAATGAGGCTAAGTTCAGGAGGTGGGTGGGGTTATGCGAGTGGCGAGGAGGAGAGCCAGAGCGCCTGTGCTGAGGAGAATGAGGGTGGAGGGCTCGGGTACGGCGGGAGGAGTTGGCGGGGTTGTCTCGGGGGTGATGGCGAGGTCGTAGTAGTCGGGGCCGGTGATGGAGTGGGCGTAGTCGATCAGGCGGTAGGAGCCGGGGTCGATGGCGGCGGTGTCGGTATTGCCGGTGGAGGAGACGAAGGAGATGAGCGTGGGACCGGCGAGAACACCTACCTGGTCGAAGCTCAGACTATCGCCTGTGTTGCCGATGCCGGTGTAGAAGTGGACATTGAAGGTTTGGCCGCCGACTCCGTTGATGGTTCCGGTGGTGGTGGGGGCGGGGACGGTGACGAGGTGGTATTCGACTGGGAAGGTGAACTGTTGCGGAAGGGTGAAGGTGTAGGTGTTGGAGTCGCCGGTGATGGTGAAGAGGTCGGTGGTGTCGGCATTGGCGGTGCGGGGGAGGATCAGGGCAGAGGCGAAGAGCGGGAGTGCGAAGAGAGCTTTGCGCATGGAGGATTCCCTTCTCGGATTGGGTTTGAGGTAAGGGTGCGCTCGCTTTCGGGGGGCGTCAAGTGAATTTATGTGGGATGTTAGAGGTTCCCTCACATGCTCACATCGCTGAATTCGAAGTGGAATGCTCAACCCACTTTAGGGTGCCATGGATTTACGGCGTTTGAGCGTGGTGATTGCTCCGAGGGCGCCGGTGGCGAGCAGAATGAGACTGGCGGGTTCGGGGGTGGGAGCGATTGGGGTCTCCGGAGTGATGCTAAGGGTGAACGGAAGCGGTGGAGTGAAGGGGTGGTCGAAGAAGGTGTTTCCAGTTTGAAGTTGATAGGTTCCCGGAACAAAGGTGACGTTGAAGGTTCCCTCGTCCTCAGGGTTCGGAAATTCCGCGGGCACAACAAACCAGCTGTAGGGTATGGAGCCATACAGATCGGGAATGTTTGACTGCGGGTTGGAGTCGATGGTCAGGTCGGGAGCTGACTGAACGATTTCAAAATACGGGACGTAAAATGTGGCCCCTACGGTGGCAGGCGCTCCGTCGATTGTTCCGGGACCGCTCGCGGAGAAGCTATCGAAGTGTTGATGGAGAGTGTAGACCCCTGTGGCAGGGAGGGAAAAGGTGACGGTTTCGCCATTGCCGGTGAGGACGAAGTCGTCGATGGTGTCTGCGTGGGCGGTTAGGGTGATGGACAAGGCAGAGGCGAGGATTGCAAAGGCGAAGAGAGTTTTGCGCATGAGTGGTTCCCTTCTCGAATTTTCAGTGGGATAAGGGTGCGCTCGCTTTTTGGGGGCGTCAAGTGAATTTATGTGGGTGGGGAAGGGTTCGAGCTCCGCTCGAATGCCCACTCATGCGATGAGACCGCATGAATGGGGCACCCAAGGTATCGGCTGGACTTCATGTATGGGCCACCCGCCCACGAAGTCTTATCATCTGCTTCGGCTTGGAAGAGAAATCGGAACGTCTTTCAACCAACTCTGCACCCAGAGGAGACTCTTATGCCGTTTGCTCGTATCGATCTGCTTAAAGGAAAGACTGCGGAGTATCGCGCCATTATGGCCGACGTCGTGTACCAGGGGATCGTCGATGTCCTGAAGGCGCCGGACGGCGACCGCTTCGTCGTCATCGGCGAGCATACCCCCGACAATTTGATTTACGACCCTAAATTCCTCGGTTGGAATCGATCGACTGACTTCATGTTGATACAAGTGACCAGCACTGTCGGAAATAACAAGGAATCGAAGCTTGCGTTCTACCGATATATCGCCGACGAACTGAAGAGCAAGCTATCCGTGCGCCCTGATGACATTATGATCAACATGGTCTTCGTTGATCGCTCGGATTGGTCATTCGGCAATGGGGAGCCGTGGGTTTAGGTTCGCGCCAAAGCGCGAATGCCCACTCATGCGATGAAACTGCATGAATGGGGCACCCGAGGTATTGGCTGAATTCATGTATGGGCCACCCGCCACCCCAAATCTCAACTCCGATTTCATGTGTGGGCCACCCGCCCGACGTCGTGTACAAGGGGATCGTCGATGTCCTGAAGGCGCCGGACGGCGACCGCTTCATCGTCATCGGCGAGCATACCCCCGACAATTTGATTTACGACCCTAAATTCCTCGGTTGGAATCGATCGACTGATTTCATGTTGATCCAAGTGACCAGCACTGTCGGAAATAACAAGGAGTCGAAGCTTGCCTTCTACCGGTATATCGCCGACGAACTCAAGAGCAAGCTATCCGTGCGCCCTGATGACATCATGATCAACATGGTTTTCGTTGACCGCTCGGATTGGTCATTCGGCAATGGCGATCCGTGGGTTTAGGTTCGCGCCAAGGCGCGAATGCCCACTCATGCGATGAAACTGCATGAATGGGGCACCAAGGTATAGGCTTGAGTTCATGTATGGGCCACCCGCCCCGTCCCCCGTTAGTTGATCGCCGGCGGATTTGTGACAGGCTTCTGCAAAGTTTCGATACCATCTGAAACGACAGGCTCAGCTATTGGTTCGACCGGAATATCTACCTTTTTCGCCAATAGCGGTTCTCCAAACTTGGCTTCGAATGCTTTCTGAAAGATAGGCACTTTTCGAATCTCCTTAAAGAGAGGCCAAAGACGGTAACCGGCAGCGTCGATCCCGTCCTCGCCATCTTTCGGAACGATCTCCATTAGTTTGGCCACGCTCTCGTAATCATCATTGATAACAGCCGCTGCAAGCCTAAAGTTAGCGGAAGATGCACCCCAATCAATTTTGTTGACGATTGCCTTGGATTCTTCTTCTTTCCCGCTCCATTTATAAGCTTGGGCTCTGTTGATGCACATTTTTAATTTATTTACTTCACTTGCCACACCGCGGATACTGGACCCGAAATCGCTTATATTGCGAGCGAGTGTATAGTCTTCACGAACTAACAGCTCAAAGATAATAGTGATCAAAAGATAGTCTTGCTCTGCATTCTGATCAGGCCGTATTTTTCTCCAAGCTATCTGGATAGTTCTAATACCAGTTTCAAATAGGACATCTCGTGCTTGTTGCAGATACATCCGATTGATAGGTAAGTGTTCCCCAAGTTCTTTGAGTGGCGCGATCTCTCTCGTCAGATCTTTAGTTTTATCTTTGTATTGCTTCGAAACCAATCCTTCGTTGTGTACGCATAAATTTCTACGTTCAGTGATCTCTATGAACTTTTCGATTAGCGGCTCTTTTGGGTCCACTTGAAAGTCGAATTTCTTTGCTACCCACTGGATCTGGCTGAGATGACTTCCTCGTAAGACTTCATCCAGTTCATCCTCAATTAACTCTTGTAAGACTTCCTCGATAGAAGTGAACTTTGCTAAGTCTTTTACGCTGATTGTTCTTTCAGCGGTCCGAATTTTCTCGGGCTTGAGAAGAAACAGATTCTTGGTAGCGGCTACAAGGAAAGCATCATATTGGCTCACCATACTGATCAATAAACTTTGAGGGACAATTCTCTCAGCCATGGCAGCTTTTTCTCTTGCCGTCTTGAGCTTGAGATATTCTTGATACTCGTTTGAACCGGCGTTTAGAGTGAGCGTCTTTCCTTTTTTCGCATGCATCAGCGGTTGAATGTACGAATGAAGATTTTCTTGAGCCCTCCTTTTACTATTCATCATGATGAGCATTATTCTGTTTGCTGTTTCGAACAGTGCATCAAGTTTAAGTAAGAATGCATTAGCGTTATCGCTAAGTAACTCGTCAGTACTCTTGTTTTGCGGCACTTGGGCGGGAGTTGCAGCAGCAGCTTGCTCTGTTTTTTGGGCTGGCTCAATCATCAAAACTTCTTTCCTAATTCTTTAACAAATACGGAACAGAATGAGGCTAGCACTTCTGCCAGCCTCTTCTGTTTCCACCACCGCCGCCACGCATAATCTTTGAGCGCCTTTTAGCTGCAGCCGCTGGTGCTGCCGCAGGACATGCAGCGGTAGCAGGAACCGCTGCGGGTCATGATGGCTCCGCAGGTGGCGCAGGAGGGTGAGTCGCCCATCTCGTACATGGACTTCATGGCGTCGGAGGCGTGGTAGATGCCGCGGTCTTCGAGGGACATCGGGTCGGGGGATTCGAGTCCGCTGCGGGCGCTGAGGTCGGGCGCGATTCCCTGCTGGGGTGGGGTGGTGGTGTGGGTGTGCTCGTGGCTGTCGTACGTGCTAAAAGCAGATCCCTCCGCTCCGCTGCGGGATGACAACAAGGAAGACTGTGCGGGCTCCTGCTTGTGTTCCGCTGATGCGGAGAGATTGGGGATGATGACGTTGCCGGAGGCGTTGACGGTGCCTTCGACGGGGATGCTGGTTGGGATGGCGGCTTGTCCCTGGGCTTGTGGGCTTAGGCCGGCGAAGAGGTCGAATTGGTGTCCGGAGAGGAAGCGGATCTGGATCCAGCGGAAGATGTAGTCCATGATCGACTTGGCGTAGCCGATCTGCTCGTTGCCGGTCCAGCCGGAGGGCTCGAAGCGGGTGTGGGCGAACTTCTCGCAGAGGACACGGAGAGGAACGCCGTGCTGGAGGGCGAGGGAGACGGCGGTGGCGAAGGAGTCCATGAGTCCGGAGACGGTGGAGCCTTCCTTGGCCATGCGGATGAAGATTTCGCCGGGCTGGCCGTTTGGATATAGCCCGACGGTGATGTAGCCCTCGTGTCCGGCGAGGCCGAACTTGTGCGTGACGGAGGCGCGCTCGGCAGGGAGACGGTGGCGGACGGCGCGGGGCGGTGCCTGCGAGTCTGCGGCGTCGGAGTTCTGAAGAGCGGCTTCGGCGATCTGCTTGAGCTGCGTTTCGAGGGTGTGGATGCGGGTGTGGGCGGCGGTGGCGGTCTCCATGGCCTCGGTGAGCTGCTGGCGTGAGGCGGCCTTGGCGGCTTCGACGGCTTCCTCGATTTCGATGGAGCCTGCGGCTACGGGGGCTATGGCGTTGGAGGCGCGGGTTCCCTTCTTGTCGGCGTCGGTTTGCGCGGTGACGTTGAGGGGCTGGGTGCCTTTGGAGTTGTCGCGGTAGATGGCTACGGCCTTGAGGCCCTGGCGCCAGCTCTCCATGTAGGCTTCGGCGATGTCGTCGACGGAGCAGTCCTGCGGGAGGTTGACGGTCTTGGAGATGGCTCCGGAGAGGAAGGGCTGGGTGGCGCCCATCATCTTGATGTGGCCCATGTAGGAGATGCTGCGCGTTCCCTTGGAGGGCTTGAAGGAGCAGTCGAAGACGGCGAGGTGCTCGGGCTTGATGGCGGGCGCGCCTTCGATGGTGCCAGTGGCGTCGATGTAGCTGACGATGGCGTTGACCTCGGACTCGGAGTAGCCGAGCTTGATGAGGGCTGAGGGGACGGTGTTGTTGACGATCTTGATCATGCCGCCACCGACTAGCTTTTTGTATTTCACGAGGGCGAGGTCAGGCTCGATGCCGGTGGTGTCGCAGTCCATCATGAAGCCGATGGTGCCGGTGGGCGCGAGGACGGTGACCTGGGAGTTGCGGTAGCCGTGCTTCTCGCCGTGGGCGAGTGCGCCGTCCCAGGCGTGGCGGGAGGCTTCGATGAGCGAGTCGAGCTGGGGGACGGAGAAGGGCTCGGTGCTCTGCTTGGACTTGCCGATGTTGTTGACCTCGGCGCGGTGCATGCGGATGACGTCGAGGAAGGGTTCGCGGTTGACGTAGAAGCCGGGGCAGGCTCCGCCAGCGATTTCTGCTTGTTGCGTGAGCGGGGTGGCTGCGCCGAGGGGTGGGCAGGTTTCGGCGATGCGGGAGGACTGCCAGTAGGCGTCGCCGCAGAGGATGGAGGTGAGGGTGGCGGCGAAGTCGCGGCCGGCGTCGGAGTCGTAGGGGAGACCGAAGGCCATGAGGAGCGCGCCGAGGTTCGCGTAACCGAGGCCGAGGGGGCGGTAGTCGTGCGAGTTCTTCGAGATCATCTCGGTGGGGTAGCCGGCGGAGTCGACGATGATCTCCATAGCGGTGGTGACGATCTCGATGGCGTGGCGGTAGCTGGGGATGTCGAACTGGCCTCCCGGAGTGAGGAACTTTAGGAGATTGAAGGAAGCAAGGTTGCAGGCGGAGTCGTCGAGAAACATGTACTCCGAGCAGGGATTGGACGCGTTGATGCGGCCGGTGTTTTTGCTGGTATGCCAGCGGTTGATGGTGGAGTCGAACTGCATGCCGGGGTCGCCGCACTGCCAGGTGGCTTCGGCGATGTTGTGCATGAGGTCGCGGGCTTTGTACTCCTTGACGGGAGTGCGCTCCTTGACGGTGCGGGTGACGAAGGTGCCGTCGGACTCGACTGCGCGCATGAACTCGTCGGTGACGCGGACGGAGTTGTTGGCGTTCTGGAAGAAGATCGAGCTGTAAGCTTCGGAGTCGGGACCGCTGCCGTCGTAGCCGGCCTGCATGAGATGCCAAGCCTTCTGCTCTTCCTTCACCTTGCACTGGACGAAGTCTTCGATGTCGGGATGGTCGGCGTTGAGGATGACCATCTTGGCGGCGCGGCGGGTTTTGCCGCCGGACTTGATGACGCCAGCGAAGGCGTCGAAGCCGCGCATGAAGGAGAGCGGGCCGGAGGCGGTGCCGCCGCCGGAGAGGGTCTCCATGGAGCCGCGGATGTTGGAGAGGTTGGAGCCGGCGCCGGAGCCCCACTTGAAGAGCATGCCCTCGGTCTTGGCGAGGGTGAGGATGGAGTCGAGTGAGTCCTGCACAGAGTTGATGAAGCAGGCGGAGCACTG
Coding sequences within:
- a CDS encoding tautomerase family protein, encoding MGHPPDVVYKGIVDVLKAPDGDRFIVIGEHTPDNLIYDPKFLGWNRSTDFMLIQVTSTVGNNKESKLAFYRYIADELKSKLSVRPDDIMINMVFVDRSDWSFGNGDPWV
- a CDS encoding vitamin B12-dependent ribonucleotide reductase; the protein is MATIPNQTHTQGAAQTASGAANFKNQRTPGLTFDRHFTKPGVSPYDEIVWELRDAIIQDFKGKTIFEQKNVEVPADWSMTATNIVASKYLHGLNGTDERESGVRALITRVAESVRDWGIRECYFASQTDADTFYAELAHLLLNQKVAFNSPVWFNVGCDRLEPNSDAQNWHWNATTGKVEFSVTGYTKPQCSACFINSVQDSLDSILTLAKTEGMLFKWGSGAGSNLSNIRGSMETLSGGGTASGPLSFMRGFDAFAGVIKSGGKTRRAAKMVILNADHPDIEDFVQCKVKEEQKAWHLMQAGYDGSGPDSEAYSSIFFQNANNSVRVTDEFMRAVESDGTFVTRTVKERTPVKEYKARDLMHNIAEATWQCGDPGMQFDSTINRWHTSKNTGRINASNPCSEYMFLDDSACNLASFNLLKFLTPGGQFDIPSYRHAIEIVTTAMEIIVDSAGYPTEMISKNSHDYRPLGLGYANLGALLMAFGLPYDSDAGRDFAATLTSILCGDAYWQSSRIAETCPPLGAATPLTQQAEIAGGACPGFYVNREPFLDVIRMHRAEVNNIGKSKQSTEPFSVPQLDSLIEASRHAWDGALAHGEKHGYRNSQVTVLAPTGTIGFMMDCDTTGIEPDLALVKYKKLVGGGMIKIVNNTVPSALIKLGYSESEVNAIVSYIDATGTIEGAPAIKPEHLAVFDCSFKPSKGTRSISYMGHIKMMGATQPFLSGAISKTVNLPQDCSVDDIAEAYMESWRQGLKAVAIYRDNSKGTQPLNVTAQTDADKKGTRASNAIAPVAAGSIEIEEAVEAAKAASRQQLTEAMETATAAHTRIHTLETQLKQIAEAALQNSDAADSQAPPRAVRHRLPAERASVTHKFGLAGHEGYITVGLYPNGQPGEIFIRMAKEGSTVSGLMDSFATAVSLALQHGVPLRVLCEKFAHTRFEPSGWTGNEQIGYAKSIMDYIFRWIQIRFLSGHQFDLFAGLSPQAQGQAAIPTSIPVEGTVNASGNVIIPNLSASAEHKQEPAQSSLLSSRSGAEGSAFSTYDSHEHTHTTTPPQQGIAPDLSARSGLESPDPMSLEDRGIYHASDAMKSMYEMGDSPSCATCGAIMTRSGSCYRCMSCGSTSGCS